A genome region from Streptomyces sp. NBC_01296 includes the following:
- a CDS encoding helicase HerA-like domain-containing protein, producing MSESTDPASPADQIAAGYAFTGPALELGALLWDGTCLPDRQIRIPLSMLNRHGLVAGATGTGKTKTLQLIAEQLSAGGVPVFLADIKGDVSGISAPGTPNEKVAERAKEVAQEWEATGFPGEFYSLGGLGPGIPLRATVTSFGPVLMSKVLQLNQTQEQSLGLIFHYADAKGLELIDLKDLRAVVAFLVSDQGKAELKGIGGLSTVTAGVILRALTAFEQQGAAEFFGEPEFDTSEFLRTAADGRGLVSVLELPAVQDKPQLFSTFLMWLLADLYTDLPEVGDLERPKLVFFFDEAHLLFNGASKAFLESITQTVRLIRSKGIGVFFVTQTPKDVPADVLAQLGNRVQHALRAFTPDDAKALKATVKTFPNSGYDLEELLTQLGTGEAVITVLSEKGAPTPVAATRLRAPQSLMGPLEPAALDAAVKSSLLYPRYAEPVDRESAYEKISAEQAAAEAAAEAAAAEAEAEKQAKAAAKTARSAPKPDPSLAQQVAGSGLFRSLARSIGTQLGREISRSIFGTAKRRK from the coding sequence ATGAGCGAGAGCACCGACCCCGCGTCCCCGGCCGACCAGATCGCCGCCGGGTACGCCTTCACCGGACCCGCGCTCGAACTGGGTGCCCTGCTCTGGGACGGCACGTGCCTGCCGGACCGGCAGATCCGCATCCCGCTGTCGATGCTCAACCGCCACGGCCTGGTCGCGGGCGCCACGGGCACCGGCAAGACGAAGACCCTGCAGCTCATCGCCGAGCAGCTGTCGGCGGGCGGCGTCCCCGTGTTCCTCGCCGACATCAAGGGGGACGTCTCCGGGATTTCGGCCCCGGGCACGCCCAACGAGAAGGTCGCGGAACGGGCGAAGGAAGTCGCCCAGGAGTGGGAGGCCACCGGATTCCCCGGCGAGTTCTATTCGCTGGGCGGGCTCGGGCCCGGCATTCCGCTGCGCGCCACCGTGACGAGTTTCGGCCCGGTGCTGATGTCGAAGGTGCTCCAGCTCAACCAGACCCAGGAGCAGTCGCTCGGCCTGATCTTCCACTACGCCGACGCCAAGGGACTGGAGCTGATCGACCTCAAGGACCTGAGGGCCGTCGTCGCCTTCCTCGTCTCCGACCAGGGGAAAGCGGAGCTCAAGGGCATCGGCGGGCTGTCCACGGTGACGGCCGGGGTGATCCTGCGCGCCCTGACCGCGTTCGAGCAGCAGGGCGCCGCGGAGTTCTTCGGCGAGCCCGAATTCGACACGAGCGAATTCCTGCGGACGGCCGCCGACGGGCGCGGGCTGGTCTCCGTACTGGAACTCCCGGCCGTCCAGGACAAGCCGCAGCTCTTCTCCACCTTCCTGATGTGGCTGCTGGCCGACCTCTACACCGACCTGCCGGAAGTCGGCGACCTGGAACGGCCCAAGCTCGTCTTCTTCTTCGACGAGGCGCACCTGCTGTTCAACGGCGCCTCCAAGGCCTTCCTGGAGTCCATCACCCAGACGGTGCGGCTGATCCGCTCGAAGGGCATCGGCGTCTTCTTCGTGACGCAGACCCCCAAGGACGTGCCGGCGGACGTCCTCGCGCAGCTCGGCAACCGGGTGCAGCACGCGCTGCGCGCCTTCACCCCGGACGACGCGAAGGCGCTGAAGGCCACCGTGAAGACCTTCCCCAACTCCGGTTACGACCTGGAGGAGCTGCTGACCCAGCTCGGGACGGGCGAGGCGGTGATCACCGTGCTCAGCGAGAAGGGCGCCCCGACCCCGGTGGCGGCGACCCGGCTGCGCGCCCCGCAGTCGCTGATGGGCCCGCTCGAGCCGGCGGCCCTGGACGCGGCGGTGAAGTCCTCGCTCCTCTACCCGCGGTACGCGGAGCCGGTCGACCGCGAGTCGGCGTACGAGAAGATCAGCGCCGAGCAGGCTGCGGCCGAGGCGGCGGCGGAGGCGGCCGCGGCCGAGGCGGAGGCCGAGAAGCAGGCCAAGGCGGCCGCGAAGACGGCGCGCAGCGCGCCGAAGCCCGACCCGTCGCTGGCTCAGCAGGTGGCGGGGAGCGGACTGTTCCGCTCGCTGGCCCGGTCGATCGGGACCCAGCTGGGGCGGGAGATCTCACGGTCGATCTTCGGGACGGCGAAGCGGCGCAAGTGA
- the opcA gene encoding glucose-6-phosphate dehydrogenase assembly protein OpcA gives MRTELTDTTSSKIDRALLEARRAIGSPTMGLVLTLVIATDEENAYDAVRAASEASREHPCRIIAVIKRTSRGPQKLRQTRLDAELRVGSDAGTGEIVLLRLHGALTEQAGSVVLPLLVPDAPVVAWWPGDAPADPARDPLGALAQRRITDAEAAADPVAVLDQRGASYASGDTDLAWTRLTPWRALLAAAMDQRPLAVTGAAVESEADNPSAELLARWLEDRLGVPVERVATDGPVITRVRLDSAEGEITVNRPDGALATLILPGSPDRKVALKIRSKAELIAEELRRLDADEVYASALRRRPAQASLSA, from the coding sequence ATGCGGACCGAACTCACCGACACCACGTCCAGCAAGATCGACCGGGCCCTGCTCGAGGCCCGTCGGGCCATCGGCAGCCCCACGATGGGTCTGGTGCTGACGCTCGTCATAGCCACGGACGAGGAGAACGCGTACGACGCCGTCCGCGCGGCCTCGGAGGCCTCGCGCGAACACCCGTGCCGCATCATCGCGGTGATCAAGCGCACCTCGCGCGGCCCGCAGAAGCTGCGCCAGACCCGGCTGGACGCCGAGCTGCGGGTCGGCTCGGACGCCGGGACCGGGGAGATCGTGCTGCTGCGCCTGCACGGGGCGCTCACCGAGCAGGCGGGCTCGGTGGTCCTCCCGCTGCTGGTGCCGGACGCGCCGGTGGTGGCGTGGTGGCCGGGCGACGCCCCCGCCGACCCGGCGCGGGATCCGCTGGGCGCGCTGGCGCAGCGCCGGATCACCGATGCGGAGGCCGCCGCCGACCCGGTCGCGGTACTGGACCAGCGGGGTGCCTCGTACGCCTCGGGGGACACCGATCTCGCGTGGACCCGGCTGACGCCGTGGCGGGCGCTGCTGGCCGCCGCGATGGACCAGAGGCCGCTGGCGGTGACGGGCGCGGCGGTGGAGAGCGAGGCGGACAACCCGAGCGCCGAGCTGCTGGCCCGCTGGCTCGAAGACCGGCTGGGGGTGCCGGTGGAGCGGGTCGCCACGGACGGACCGGTGATCACGCGGGTCCGGTTGGACAGCGCGGAGGGGGAGATCACGGTGAACCGCCCCGACGGGGCGCTGGCCACGCTGATCCTGCCGGGCAGCCCCGACCGCAAGGTGGCCCTGAAGATCCGCAGCAAGGCCGAGCTGATCGCGGAGGAGCTGCGGCGCCTCGACGCGGACGAGGTCTACGCGTCGGCGCTGCGCAGGCGGCCGGCCCAGGCGTCGCTCTCCGCGTAG
- a CDS encoding cupin domain-containing protein: MTNEKNEILTRAATAETITDGPGSVITLLTDTAELTCNTATFDEGAAGAPVHFHTKATEFFHVTAGRLDVLVGDEVRTLTAGDFLSVPAGVKHAFAPSAGHTASVFVGFTPGMGRFDYYRLLGRVRAGEATVQDIIDSQPTYDNHYAESDAWAGRLRSADA, from the coding sequence ATGACGAACGAGAAGAACGAGATCCTGACCCGCGCCGCCACCGCCGAGACCATCACCGACGGCCCCGGCAGCGTGATCACCCTGCTCACCGACACCGCCGAGCTCACCTGCAACACGGCCACCTTCGACGAGGGCGCGGCCGGCGCCCCCGTCCACTTCCACACCAAGGCGACCGAGTTCTTCCACGTCACCGCAGGCCGGCTCGACGTGCTCGTCGGCGACGAGGTCAGGACCCTCACCGCCGGGGACTTCCTGTCCGTCCCGGCAGGCGTGAAGCACGCGTTCGCGCCCTCCGCGGGTCACACGGCGAGCGTCTTCGTCGGCTTCACGCCCGGCATGGGCCGCTTCGACTACTACCGGCTCCTCGGCCGGGTCCGCGCGGGCGAGGCCACCGTCCAGGACATCATCGACAGCCAGCCCACGTACGACAACCACTACGCGGAGAGCGACGCCTGGGCCGGCCGCCTGCGCAGCGCCGACGCGTAG
- a CDS encoding HhH-GPD-type base excision DNA repair protein: MDITMRLAQQPEADALLGRSPLAALVGMLLDQQVPMEWAFSGPYTIATRMGADDLDAHAIAAQDPEAFAALLSEKPAVHRYPGSMAKRVQQLCAYLVEHYDGDAEAIWRGVGTGDELLKRLKELPGFGEQKAQIFLALLGKQLGVRPKGWREAAGGYGRANVYRSAADITGPQSLAKVRAHKQEMKAAAKAAKAGKDTG, translated from the coding sequence ATGGACATCACGATGCGGCTGGCCCAGCAGCCGGAGGCCGACGCGCTCCTCGGCCGCAGCCCGCTCGCCGCGCTCGTCGGCATGCTGCTGGACCAGCAGGTGCCGATGGAGTGGGCGTTCTCGGGGCCGTACACGATCGCCACACGGATGGGGGCGGACGATCTGGACGCCCATGCCATCGCCGCCCAGGACCCCGAGGCCTTCGCCGCGCTGCTCTCCGAGAAGCCGGCCGTGCACCGCTACCCGGGGTCGATGGCGAAGCGGGTGCAGCAGCTGTGCGCGTACCTCGTGGAGCACTACGACGGGGACGCGGAGGCGATCTGGCGCGGCGTGGGCACCGGGGACGAGCTGCTGAAGCGGCTCAAGGAACTGCCCGGGTTCGGCGAGCAGAAGGCCCAGATCTTCCTGGCCCTGCTCGGCAAACAGCTGGGCGTGCGCCCCAAGGGCTGGCGCGAGGCGGCCGGCGGCTACGGCCGGGCGAACGTCTACCGCTCGGCGGCCGACATCACCGGGCCGCAGTCCCTGGCGAAGGTGCGGGCGCACAAGCAGGAGATGAAGGCCGCCGCCAAGGCCGCCAAGGCGGGGAAGGACACCGGCTGA
- a CDS encoding VOC family protein, whose amino-acid sequence MAEFPEGAPCWVDAMFKDVEGAKTFYSDVLGWTFGEASSEYGNYTQAYSDGKAVAAVVPPMPGGEAPSQWCLYFASPDAAATAEKIKSAGGELMMEPMQVGTFGTMAIAKEPSGAVFGVWQPGEHKGFEKIGEPGAYAWAEVFTRDPEKADAFLPKVFPLGAQKMEPGDDPEMAGMDFKIFSVGGKENPVLGRMKMGDDFPAHMPPYIQVYFGVPDCDEAVAKAKKHGGKLHFGPMDSPFGRFAALTDQQGAAFAVIDMAKTTGEMPKMSDA is encoded by the coding sequence ATGGCTGAGTTCCCGGAAGGCGCTCCGTGCTGGGTGGACGCGATGTTCAAGGACGTGGAGGGCGCCAAGACCTTCTACTCCGACGTGCTCGGATGGACCTTCGGTGAAGCCTCGAGCGAGTACGGCAACTACACGCAGGCCTACTCCGACGGCAAGGCCGTCGCGGCCGTCGTCCCGCCGATGCCGGGCGGTGAGGCGCCGTCGCAGTGGTGTCTGTACTTCGCGTCGCCCGACGCGGCGGCCACCGCCGAGAAGATCAAGTCGGCCGGCGGCGAGCTGATGATGGAGCCGATGCAGGTCGGCACCTTCGGCACGATGGCGATCGCGAAGGAGCCGAGCGGCGCGGTCTTCGGCGTCTGGCAGCCGGGCGAGCACAAGGGCTTCGAGAAGATCGGGGAGCCGGGCGCGTACGCCTGGGCGGAGGTCTTCACCCGTGACCCGGAGAAGGCGGACGCGTTCCTCCCGAAGGTCTTCCCGCTCGGCGCCCAGAAGATGGAGCCGGGCGACGACCCCGAGATGGCGGGGATGGACTTCAAGATCTTCAGCGTCGGCGGCAAGGAGAACCCGGTCCTCGGCCGGATGAAGATGGGCGACGACTTCCCGGCGCACATGCCCCCGTACATCCAGGTCTACTTCGGGGTCCCGGACTGCGACGAGGCGGTGGCGAAGGCGAAGAAGCACGGCGGCAAGCTCCACTTCGGCCCGATGGACAGCCCGTTCGGCCGCTTCGCGGCGCTGACGGACCAGCAGGGCGCGGCGTTCGCCGTCATCGACATGGCGAAGACGACGGGCGAGATGCCGAAGATGTCGGACGCGTAG